In one window of Clavelina lepadiformis chromosome 4, kaClaLepa1.1, whole genome shotgun sequence DNA:
- the LOC143451376 gene encoding uncharacterized protein LOC143451376 isoform X1: MPTTRAKTTSTKLKSPTVSNVTFRLNKVESSTIVQTSTKTESVNCTPEEKEKEIRSKPCGGCLLVHKSCKPMPGLYENYEITDEHAVEVRHQALVESIKFLREARHEVESSRLFPNLEHTEVTKEHSDQCVLCHSPCPLCGRSLENCEDYAIRCRRSLQTSSMRLRKRKIGKDESPNEEPKAKKATKPQTIMAVVKPLSKTQEKPSVAINPTATNVVTFLSNDGTPYKFPVLSGEQVQPFLLNTGKPNENSNKPVMTVTLKSTPCTSSAHTVSKARMVTAVLPQHLPTFKLQSVAANVKNVEPVTSQTPLQPIVTCVRVANSQDLPSPNNGRKHSMTTNNSSSTAGKPVGNLVTSIPAITKNKLKIQSNASSRVKYPAKNIVLSKTTSKKPVPISPAAQKPVPHVEFGVVPRKVAETFHKIYYKNGSLTGCIRMALSVAPLLKYKYKFMKQDLSAENSCILIGLLSAHDVKSDLDMELKNLDEFVKDNHLNSRASALEELLFSPLQCKETLNDTDLNRPSELEGLLSSLSQPKEAVQTGMTTNTSASHLAAPKSGVTASRIEHNEATPSPQPRCHRQKTNKVKDWWCKACNKMFGKRYHYERHCKSASHKFFSMQKEKKKAKLSAFKSKTSKIVSSETTTRNIWSASVKRKNEPENSKRVIMRKKPPESPSEFSALLHQSFQSMVALLDTSKRRIFKCYICNQVNIAGEDCFLKHLWSHGALFNHSCAWCGLKFEDATMMQLHITKKNCDMGVKKKTTLLTSNTIGKLTGYTGIVPQHYKPFSVFKQSDKSTIAKCSLCPFSAPDINSITYHARKHVGDYPYRCSKCVFGSVSKHLLVLHQNKRSHEGFYVIRRSAPLSIEEKKKIEEIVRQKFHFNEKGYVEDSKQLGSDETSWVLEFQDLNDHEEYVKKTETNLTPDKANTSKHKTKETKNTDEDSWLFCRTCNSAFLDKGTFDDHKLECKQGASIWKAEEKLPAHDERTMSDDNESHSKRKDEQLTNDSSLTAANLNDKNSEEEIETVRYKKGAKLENLSDRLLASRTNFTAGENLFDPFSHAESVKKGTSSDAPATSSAQLPETFGSRRSRSKAIPQKINKSQTQTKDPNLSAFSVGNKTSHLKETSKFFHDAFDLFDEAEEVSAIPEKPNDDIQDDTDIYKRTNDYTLDAPPICFPELVEALDHVLP; encoded by the exons ATGCCCACAACTAGAGCAAAAACCACGTCCACGAAACTGAAATCACCAACTGTGTCAAATGTTACATTTAG GTTAAATAAAGTTGAGTCATCCACTATTGTTCAAACTTCAACGAAGACAGAATCGGTGAATTGTACACCTGAG GAAAAAGAGAAAGAAATCCGCTCAAAACCTTGTGGTGGGTGTTTACTGGTGCATAAATCATGCAAACCAATGCCAGGTTTAtatgaaaattatgaaatcacTGATGAGCACGCTGTTGAAGTTCGTCATCAGGCACTTGTTGAATCC ATAAAATTTCTACGAGAAGCAAGACATGAAGTTGAGTCAAGCAGGTTGTTTCCGAATTTGGAGCATACAG AAGTAACAAAGGAACATTCTGATCAATGCGTCCTCTGCCACTCACCGTGTCCACTTTGTGGCCGTAGTTTAGAAAATTGTGAAGATTATGCCATTCGTTGTCGACGGAGCTTGCAGACAAGTTCAATGAGATTAAGAAAGCGAAAA ATAGGCAAGGATGAGTCACCTAATGAAGAACCAAAAGCTAAAAAAGCAACTAAACCACAAACTATCATGGCAG TGGTCAAACCATTATCAAAGACTCAAGAGAAACCGTCAGTGGCAATTAATCCGACTGCTACAAAcgttgtcacttttttatccAATGATGGCACACCGTACAAATTTCCTGTCCTTAGTGGAGAGCAAGTCCAACCATTTCTTCTCAACACCGGCAAGCCCAATGAGAATTCAAACAAACCA GTAATGACAGTAACATTGAAATCCACTCCATGTACATCATCTGCTCACACAGTGTCCAAAGCACGGATGGTAACAGCAGTTTTACCACAACACCTTCCAACATTTAAACTGCAGTCAGTTGCAGCGAATGTCAAAAACGTTGAACCAGTTACATCCCAGACTCCGCTGCAGCCTATTGTTACTTGTGTTCGAGTTGCAAATTCTCAA GACCTGCCTTCTCCAAATAATGGCAGAAAGCATAGTATGACCACAAATAATTCTTCATCAACAG CCGGCAAACCTGTAGGAAACTTAGTCACCAGCATACCAGCAATTacgaaaaacaaacttaag ATTCAATCAAATGCatcaagtcgagtcaaatatcctgcaaaaaatattgttttatccAAAACCACAAGCAAGAAGCCAGTACCAATTTCTCCTGCTGCCCAGAAGCCTGTACCACACG TTGAGTTTGGAGTTGTTCCACGTAAGGTGGCAGAAACATTTCACAAAATCTATTACAAAAATGGATCATTGACTGGTTGTATTAGGATGGCACTTTCAGT TGCACCACTTCTTAAATACAAGTACAAATTTATGAAACAAGATTTATCTGCTGAAAACAGCTGTATCCTAattg gTCTCCTTTCAGCACATGATGTAAAGTCTGACCTTGACATGGAATTAAAAAATCTGGATGAATTTGTGAAAGACAACCATTTGAACAGTCGTGCTTCTGCTTTAGAGGAATTATTATTTTCACCTCTACAATGCAAAGAAACTCTTAACGACACTGATTTGAATAGGCCTTCAGAATTAGAAGGATTATTATCTTCATTGTCGCAGCCCAAAGAAGCTGTTCAGACAG GCATGACAACAAATACCTCTGCTTCTCATTTGGCTGCACCAAAGAGTGGTGTGACTGCAAG CAGAATTGAGCACAATGAAGCAACTCCTTCGCCTCAACCGAGATGCCACCGACAGAAGACCAATAAAGTCAAGGA TTGGTGGTGCAAAGCgtgcaataaaatgtttgggAAACGGTATCACTATGAGAGACACTGCAAGAGTGCCtcacacaaatttttttcgatgcaaaaggaaaagaaaaaagcaaagttaTCAG cttttaaaagtaaaacatcaaaaattgtCAGTAGTGAAACGACTACTAGAAACATATGGTCTGCATCAG TGAAGAGAAAGAATGAACCTGAAAACTCAAAGAGAGTTATCATGAGAAAGAAACCACCGGAATCACCAAGTGAATTTTCTGCACTTTTACATCAATCATTTCAGTCG ATGGTTGCTCTTCTGGACACTTCAAAACGGAGAATATTTAAATGTTATATTTGCAACCAAGTAAACATAGCAGGTGAAGATTGTTTTCTAAAACATCTTTGGAGCCATGGCGCCTTGTTCAACCATTCGTGTGCCTGGTGTGGCCTGAAGTTTGAAGATGCCACCATGATGCAACTTCATATCACCAAAAAAAATTGCGACATG GGTGTTAAGAAAAAGACAACTTTGTTGACATCAAATACAATTGGAAAGCTGACTGGTTACACTGGGATAGTTCCTCAGCATTACAAGCCTTTCTCTGTTTTCAAGCAAAGTGACAAAAGCACAATAGCAAAGTGCAGTTTGTGTCCTTTTTCAGCTCCAGACATAAACTCCATTACCTACCATGCCCGGAAGCACGTTGGCGATTACCCTTACAG ATGTTCGAAATGCGTATTTGGATCTGTCTCCAAACATCTCTTAGTCTTACATCAAAACAAAAGGAGCCATGAAGGTTTCTACGTGATAAGGAGATCTGCCCCTTTAAGTATTGAGGAAAAGAAG AAAATTGAAGAGATTGTGAGGCAGAAGTTTCACTTCAATGAAAAAGGTTACGTTGAAGATTCAAAGCAGCTTGGCAGTGATGAAACAAGCTGGGTGCTTGAATTTCAGGACTTGAATGACCATGAG GAATACGTGAAAAAGACTGAAACGAATTTGACTCCAGACAAGGCAAACACGagtaaacataaaacaaaggAGACGAAAAATACTGATGAAGATTCATGGCTGTTCTGTAGAACGTGTAATTCGGCTTTTCTAGATAAGGGCACATTTGATGATCACAAACTAGAATGCAAGCAGGGTGCATCAATATGGAAAGCCGAAGAAAAG CTTCCTGCGCATGATGAACGTACTATGAGTGACGATAATGAGTCTCACTCAAAACGCAAAGATGAACAACTAACCAATGATAGTTCTTTAACAGCTGCTAATCTCAACGATAAGAATTCAGAAGAAGAGATCGAAACAGTTCGCTACAAAAAAGGTGCAAAGTTGGAAAATTTATCTGATAGGCTTCTGGCCAGTCGTACGAATTTTACAGCTGGTGAGAATCTCTTTGATCCCTTTTCTCATGCGGAATCAGTCAAGAAAGGAACGTCTTCTGATGCTCCAGCAACATCTTCTGCGCAGTTACCTGAAACTTTCGGAAGTCGACGATCACGAAGCAAGGCAATACCTCAAAAGATTAACAAAAGTCAAACTCAAACTAAAGATCCTAACTTAAGCGCTTTCTCAGTGGGAAACAAAACAAGCCATTTGAAGGAAACATCCAAATTCTTTCACGATGCGTTTGACTTGTTTGATGAAGCCGAAGAAGTATCTGCCATTCCAGAGAAACCCAACGATGATATTCAGGATGATACTGACATATATAAACGTACGAACGATTATACGTTGGACGCCCCTCCAATATGTTTCCCGGAACTGGTGGAGGCATTAGACCACGTCTTACCTTAA
- the LOC143451376 gene encoding uncharacterized protein LOC143451376 isoform X2, protein MPTTRAKTTSTKLKSPTVSNVTFRLNKVESSTIVQTSTKTESVNCTPEEKEKEIRSKPCGGCLLVHKSCKPMPGLYENYEITDEHAVEVRHQALVESIKFLREARHEVESSRLFPNLEHTEVTKEHSDQCVLCHSPCPLCGRSLENCEDYAIRCRRSLQTSSMRLRKRKIGKDESPNEEPKAKKATKPQTIMAVVKPLSKTQEKPSVAINPTATNVVTFLSNDGTPYKFPVLSGEQVQPFLLNTGKPNENSNKPVMTVTLKSTPCTSSAHTVSKARMVTAVLPQHLPTFKLQSVAANVKNVEPVTSQTPLQPIVTCVRVANSQDLPSPNNGRKHSMTTNNSSSTAGKPVGNLVTSIPAITKNKLKIQSNASSRVKYPAKNIVLSKTTSKKPVPISPAAQKPVPHVEFGVVPRKVAETFHKIYYKNGSLTGCIRMALSVAPLLKYKYKFMKQDLSAENSCILIGLLSAHDVKSDLDMELKNLDEFVKDNHLNSRASALEELLFSPLQCKETLNDTDLNRPSELEGLLSSLSQPKEAVQTGMTTNTSASHLAAPKSGVTARIEHNEATPSPQPRCHRQKTNKVKDWWCKACNKMFGKRYHYERHCKSASHKFFSMQKEKKKAKLSAFKSKTSKIVSSETTTRNIWSASVKRKNEPENSKRVIMRKKPPESPSEFSALLHQSFQSMVALLDTSKRRIFKCYICNQVNIAGEDCFLKHLWSHGALFNHSCAWCGLKFEDATMMQLHITKKNCDMGVKKKTTLLTSNTIGKLTGYTGIVPQHYKPFSVFKQSDKSTIAKCSLCPFSAPDINSITYHARKHVGDYPYRCSKCVFGSVSKHLLVLHQNKRSHEGFYVIRRSAPLSIEEKKKIEEIVRQKFHFNEKGYVEDSKQLGSDETSWVLEFQDLNDHEEYVKKTETNLTPDKANTSKHKTKETKNTDEDSWLFCRTCNSAFLDKGTFDDHKLECKQGASIWKAEEKLPAHDERTMSDDNESHSKRKDEQLTNDSSLTAANLNDKNSEEEIETVRYKKGAKLENLSDRLLASRTNFTAGENLFDPFSHAESVKKGTSSDAPATSSAQLPETFGSRRSRSKAIPQKINKSQTQTKDPNLSAFSVGNKTSHLKETSKFFHDAFDLFDEAEEVSAIPEKPNDDIQDDTDIYKRTNDYTLDAPPICFPELVEALDHVLP, encoded by the exons ATGCCCACAACTAGAGCAAAAACCACGTCCACGAAACTGAAATCACCAACTGTGTCAAATGTTACATTTAG GTTAAATAAAGTTGAGTCATCCACTATTGTTCAAACTTCAACGAAGACAGAATCGGTGAATTGTACACCTGAG GAAAAAGAGAAAGAAATCCGCTCAAAACCTTGTGGTGGGTGTTTACTGGTGCATAAATCATGCAAACCAATGCCAGGTTTAtatgaaaattatgaaatcacTGATGAGCACGCTGTTGAAGTTCGTCATCAGGCACTTGTTGAATCC ATAAAATTTCTACGAGAAGCAAGACATGAAGTTGAGTCAAGCAGGTTGTTTCCGAATTTGGAGCATACAG AAGTAACAAAGGAACATTCTGATCAATGCGTCCTCTGCCACTCACCGTGTCCACTTTGTGGCCGTAGTTTAGAAAATTGTGAAGATTATGCCATTCGTTGTCGACGGAGCTTGCAGACAAGTTCAATGAGATTAAGAAAGCGAAAA ATAGGCAAGGATGAGTCACCTAATGAAGAACCAAAAGCTAAAAAAGCAACTAAACCACAAACTATCATGGCAG TGGTCAAACCATTATCAAAGACTCAAGAGAAACCGTCAGTGGCAATTAATCCGACTGCTACAAAcgttgtcacttttttatccAATGATGGCACACCGTACAAATTTCCTGTCCTTAGTGGAGAGCAAGTCCAACCATTTCTTCTCAACACCGGCAAGCCCAATGAGAATTCAAACAAACCA GTAATGACAGTAACATTGAAATCCACTCCATGTACATCATCTGCTCACACAGTGTCCAAAGCACGGATGGTAACAGCAGTTTTACCACAACACCTTCCAACATTTAAACTGCAGTCAGTTGCAGCGAATGTCAAAAACGTTGAACCAGTTACATCCCAGACTCCGCTGCAGCCTATTGTTACTTGTGTTCGAGTTGCAAATTCTCAA GACCTGCCTTCTCCAAATAATGGCAGAAAGCATAGTATGACCACAAATAATTCTTCATCAACAG CCGGCAAACCTGTAGGAAACTTAGTCACCAGCATACCAGCAATTacgaaaaacaaacttaag ATTCAATCAAATGCatcaagtcgagtcaaatatcctgcaaaaaatattgttttatccAAAACCACAAGCAAGAAGCCAGTACCAATTTCTCCTGCTGCCCAGAAGCCTGTACCACACG TTGAGTTTGGAGTTGTTCCACGTAAGGTGGCAGAAACATTTCACAAAATCTATTACAAAAATGGATCATTGACTGGTTGTATTAGGATGGCACTTTCAGT TGCACCACTTCTTAAATACAAGTACAAATTTATGAAACAAGATTTATCTGCTGAAAACAGCTGTATCCTAattg gTCTCCTTTCAGCACATGATGTAAAGTCTGACCTTGACATGGAATTAAAAAATCTGGATGAATTTGTGAAAGACAACCATTTGAACAGTCGTGCTTCTGCTTTAGAGGAATTATTATTTTCACCTCTACAATGCAAAGAAACTCTTAACGACACTGATTTGAATAGGCCTTCAGAATTAGAAGGATTATTATCTTCATTGTCGCAGCCCAAAGAAGCTGTTCAGACAG GCATGACAACAAATACCTCTGCTTCTCATTTGGCTGCACCAAAGAGTGGTGTGACTGCAAG AATTGAGCACAATGAAGCAACTCCTTCGCCTCAACCGAGATGCCACCGACAGAAGACCAATAAAGTCAAGGA TTGGTGGTGCAAAGCgtgcaataaaatgtttgggAAACGGTATCACTATGAGAGACACTGCAAGAGTGCCtcacacaaatttttttcgatgcaaaaggaaaagaaaaaagcaaagttaTCAG cttttaaaagtaaaacatcaaaaattgtCAGTAGTGAAACGACTACTAGAAACATATGGTCTGCATCAG TGAAGAGAAAGAATGAACCTGAAAACTCAAAGAGAGTTATCATGAGAAAGAAACCACCGGAATCACCAAGTGAATTTTCTGCACTTTTACATCAATCATTTCAGTCG ATGGTTGCTCTTCTGGACACTTCAAAACGGAGAATATTTAAATGTTATATTTGCAACCAAGTAAACATAGCAGGTGAAGATTGTTTTCTAAAACATCTTTGGAGCCATGGCGCCTTGTTCAACCATTCGTGTGCCTGGTGTGGCCTGAAGTTTGAAGATGCCACCATGATGCAACTTCATATCACCAAAAAAAATTGCGACATG GGTGTTAAGAAAAAGACAACTTTGTTGACATCAAATACAATTGGAAAGCTGACTGGTTACACTGGGATAGTTCCTCAGCATTACAAGCCTTTCTCTGTTTTCAAGCAAAGTGACAAAAGCACAATAGCAAAGTGCAGTTTGTGTCCTTTTTCAGCTCCAGACATAAACTCCATTACCTACCATGCCCGGAAGCACGTTGGCGATTACCCTTACAG ATGTTCGAAATGCGTATTTGGATCTGTCTCCAAACATCTCTTAGTCTTACATCAAAACAAAAGGAGCCATGAAGGTTTCTACGTGATAAGGAGATCTGCCCCTTTAAGTATTGAGGAAAAGAAG AAAATTGAAGAGATTGTGAGGCAGAAGTTTCACTTCAATGAAAAAGGTTACGTTGAAGATTCAAAGCAGCTTGGCAGTGATGAAACAAGCTGGGTGCTTGAATTTCAGGACTTGAATGACCATGAG GAATACGTGAAAAAGACTGAAACGAATTTGACTCCAGACAAGGCAAACACGagtaaacataaaacaaaggAGACGAAAAATACTGATGAAGATTCATGGCTGTTCTGTAGAACGTGTAATTCGGCTTTTCTAGATAAGGGCACATTTGATGATCACAAACTAGAATGCAAGCAGGGTGCATCAATATGGAAAGCCGAAGAAAAG CTTCCTGCGCATGATGAACGTACTATGAGTGACGATAATGAGTCTCACTCAAAACGCAAAGATGAACAACTAACCAATGATAGTTCTTTAACAGCTGCTAATCTCAACGATAAGAATTCAGAAGAAGAGATCGAAACAGTTCGCTACAAAAAAGGTGCAAAGTTGGAAAATTTATCTGATAGGCTTCTGGCCAGTCGTACGAATTTTACAGCTGGTGAGAATCTCTTTGATCCCTTTTCTCATGCGGAATCAGTCAAGAAAGGAACGTCTTCTGATGCTCCAGCAACATCTTCTGCGCAGTTACCTGAAACTTTCGGAAGTCGACGATCACGAAGCAAGGCAATACCTCAAAAGATTAACAAAAGTCAAACTCAAACTAAAGATCCTAACTTAAGCGCTTTCTCAGTGGGAAACAAAACAAGCCATTTGAAGGAAACATCCAAATTCTTTCACGATGCGTTTGACTTGTTTGATGAAGCCGAAGAAGTATCTGCCATTCCAGAGAAACCCAACGATGATATTCAGGATGATACTGACATATATAAACGTACGAACGATTATACGTTGGACGCCCCTCCAATATGTTTCCCGGAACTGGTGGAGGCATTAGACCACGTCTTACCTTAA